A region of Deltaproteobacteria bacterium DNA encodes the following proteins:
- a CDS encoding isoprenylcysteine carboxylmethyltransferase family protein, whose translation MTTRTIHSIHQIFNDVSIRDAFFKFRYGLVFCAFLFLVSQVRSSWFLPGFLVAFCGELIQIWCFAVLEKNTRLTTKGPYMFVRNPMYIGRFFLVLGCLLLTGHVRGVPILIPLYYFYAVNRTKREETRLLALHGETYLRYCRKVNRFLPGLKGFEKDSLFHFKWDLLMVNHGLHNLSAMLTCFFVLYLAAQR comes from the coding sequence ATGACGACAAGAACGATCCATTCGATCCATCAGATCTTTAATGATGTATCCATAAGGGACGCCTTTTTTAAATTTCGCTATGGCCTTGTCTTTTGTGCCTTTCTTTTCCTCGTCTCACAAGTTCGGAGTTCCTGGTTCCTCCCGGGTTTCCTCGTCGCCTTTTGCGGTGAACTGATCCAGATCTGGTGCTTCGCCGTCCTGGAAAAAAATACCAGGCTCACCACGAAAGGGCCTTACATGTTCGTAAGGAATCCCATGTATATCGGTAGGTTCTTCCTGGTCTTGGGATGTCTTCTCTTAACCGGCCACGTCCGGGGGGTACCCATACTTATCCCGCTTTATTACTTCTATGCCGTGAATCGCACGAAACGTGAAGAGACGCGGTTACTGGCCCTTCACGGTGAGACCTACCTGCGTTATTGCAGGAAGGTGAACCGCTTTCTCCCGGGCCTGAAGGGCTTCGAAAAGGATTCCCTGTTCCATTTCAAATGGGACCTGCTAATGGTAAATCACGGACTCCATAATTTGTCGGCCATGCTGACCTGTTTTTTCGTCCTCTACCTTGCCGCGCAAAGATAA
- a CDS encoding sodium:proton antiporter, with protein MAVSISIIILFGLGADYLFRRMKLPGLVGMLIAGILAGPYVLNLLAPEMMKVSGDFRKIALIVILLRAGFELHRDTLNRVGRAALTMSAVPALFEIAGVILVAPPLLHISLLEAAILGSILGAVSPAVVVPLMIDFMDRGRGAKKGIPTLILGASSVDDVFVIVLFTVFMGMYGGGEVNVWAKLAEIPVSIVLGILVGLVPGYLLYYLFRKYDWRPPKRTIVVMGVAILLTWIESAVERWVPIASLLGVMAIGFVILEKSEPIAHIISQKLKKLWMFAELLLFVLVGAQVNIHVAWKAGLAGILVIFVGLMFRSVGTWISLAGTPLSIKEKLFCVVAYIPKATVQAAIGAVPLAAGVAAGEVILAVAVLSILLTAPIGAIGIMVLGERVLDRGERSSYRFKELREKMGLPRVGERVRSKKYGTVWKVIEEKESWIEGPEDTPSSGTIPSQIPAISLRYWKEGSGDGPGTGKTMIYRYSQVDPSFGDHWEIIYDW; from the coding sequence ATGGCCGTAAGCATTTCGATCATTATTCTTTTTGGTTTGGGCGCGGATTATCTGTTCAGGCGAATGAAGCTCCCCGGCCTCGTTGGGATGCTGATTGCGGGTATCCTGGCAGGGCCCTATGTCCTGAACCTTTTGGCCCCCGAGATGATGAAGGTTTCCGGGGACTTCCGGAAAATCGCCCTCATCGTTATCCTCCTCAGGGCCGGGTTCGAACTTCACCGCGACACCCTGAATCGGGTAGGCCGGGCCGCACTCACCATGAGCGCGGTTCCTGCCCTGTTTGAGATCGCGGGGGTCATCCTGGTAGCCCCACCCTTGCTTCACATCAGCCTCCTGGAGGCGGCGATCCTGGGATCGATCCTCGGGGCCGTCTCTCCCGCCGTGGTCGTACCCCTCATGATCGACTTCATGGATCGGGGGCGTGGTGCCAAAAAAGGCATTCCCACCCTCATCCTTGGAGCCTCTTCTGTGGACGATGTTTTCGTGATTGTGCTCTTTACAGTGTTCATGGGCATGTACGGAGGAGGGGAGGTAAATGTCTGGGCAAAGCTTGCAGAGATTCCAGTAAGCATCGTGCTCGGGATCCTTGTGGGCCTGGTGCCCGGTTATCTCCTTTACTACCTTTTCAGGAAGTACGACTGGCGGCCTCCCAAGCGGACCATTGTGGTCATGGGAGTCGCCATCCTCCTTACGTGGATAGAGAGTGCCGTAGAGAGGTGGGTCCCGATAGCCAGTCTTTTGGGGGTCATGGCTATAGGTTTCGTGATCCTTGAAAAATCCGAACCCATCGCCCACATCATCTCCCAGAAGCTTAAAAAACTCTGGATGTTCGCTGAGTTGCTACTCTTCGTCCTGGTAGGGGCCCAGGTGAACATCCACGTGGCCTGGAAGGCGGGCCTGGCGGGCATCCTGGTCATTTTCGTGGGGCTTATGTTTCGGAGCGTGGGGACCTGGATCTCTCTTGCCGGCACTCCCCTGAGCATCAAGGAAAAGTTGTTCTGTGTCGTAGCATATATTCCCAAGGCGACTGTACAGGCGGCAATCGGCGCCGTCCCCCTCGCAGCGGGGGTGGCCGCGGGAGAGGTGATCCTGGCCGTGGCCGTGCTCTCCATCCTCCTTACCGCTCCGATAGGAGCAATCGGAATCATGGTGCTGGGAGAGAGGGTCCTCGACCGGGGAGAGAGGTCTTCCTACCGGTTCAAGGAGCTCCGGGAGAAGATGGGGCTTCCCCGGGTGGGGGAGCGCGTGAGGAGCAAGAAATACGGTACGGTCTGGAAGGTGATCGAGGAAAAGGAGAGCTGGATCGAGGGCCCGGAAGACACACCCAGTTCCGGAACGATCCCCTCACAGATCCCTGCCATTTCCCTGCG